In Malus sylvestris chromosome 2, drMalSylv7.2, whole genome shotgun sequence, the genomic stretch aaccaattcgggttcatgccagggcgctcaaccatggaggcaatctatctcttacgaagattgatggaaagatatagagatgggaaaaaggatttacacatggtctttatagatttggaaaaagcgtatgatagggtcccaagagacattctttggaggattttagagaagaaaggagtacgagtagcatatatccaagctataaaggatatgtatgaaggagcaaagactgccgtaagaactcatgaaggacaaaccgaaagctttcccataactgtaggattacatcaaggctcatccttaagtccttacctttttgcgttggtaatggatgagttaacacgacatattcaagatgatattccttggtgtatgcttttcgcagacgatatagtgttgatagatgaaactcaggaaggggtaaatgcaaagcttaacctttggagagaagtgttggaatctaaaggtcttcgcctaagccgatcaaagacagaatatatggagtgcaagttcagtgcaaatggaggccaaaacgagttaggggtgaggatcggagatcaagaaataccaaagagcgaccgttttcgttacctaggatctatcttgcaaaagaacggagaattagatggagatctcaaccatagaatacaagctggatggatgaagtggaagagtgcatccggcgtgttgtgtgaccgccgtatgccactgaagctcaagggaaaattttataggacggcaataaggccggcgatgctgtatggcacagaatgttgggcggtgaaacatcaacacgtacacaaaatgggtgtagcggagatgcggatgcttcgttggatgtgtgggcacacgagaaaggataagattaggaatgaggatatccggggtaaagtaggagtagccgaaattgaaggaaagatgagagaaaatcggttacggtggtttggacatgtgcagagaaggcctactgacgttccgattagaagatgcgactatgggacagaggttcagggccgaaggggtagaggaagacctaggaaaactttggaagagactctaagaaaagacttagagtacttggatctaacgaaggacatgacacaagatcgagcacaatggcgttctaagattcatatagccgatcccactcagtgacttggattttccaagtctccaaccgagaagttttcctcactcgggaaattaagggaacactaccccaacctacatgctccactcagaaagcttcaacatacaagctttaacaaaagaaaattcaaagaacttagcgaagaaggctttggtgtatttaacacaatacgttgaaatgaaggaaagcttatttattgatatccccgataagctacaaatatgtacatatacatgagtcaaaataagcacacaagagggagctttcacaaaggttgcttaggagaagtctcagcagtcggtagagccccagaaagagaaggtaccggagggggatcatttggagcctcagtactggacagaaccctagaaggaggaggcatcagaggttgatcatttggagcttcattacgcggtacagccccagaagacgaatgcaataaatgcctttggaacaaacccacaaatctctgatgatcaagtaaaacctgaccatcagtttccttcatctggtcaagcttcctcttcatgtttgtagcatagtcatgtgcgagccggtgcaactgtttattctcatgcttgagccctctaatctcttgtttgagactcatcacttcagccgccaatgattcaacttggcgggttcgagcaaataggcgttgggccatattagacacagaacctgcacaccgaacactgagagccagcgaatccttaacagctaactcatcagaccgtttggaaagtagtctgttatctttgggagtgagaaggttcctggccaccaccgcagcggtcatatcattcttcatcacggaatccccaacggtaagaggaccagtaggggagacgaaggatgggcgccatatgttgtctggagaaggcggggctgcctcttcaacaaggttcaagtcaaaacgacggtcggaggggccagacattttcaaaggtgttgaagagagaagaggtcggacaaatcaagatcttagaagtgcaagaatgaagcttctactggtggagattcaagtgtgctttggaacttaatgccagcccctataaaaatctgcactcgacgaagcttcagaaatcgaagaggcgtctgctcagaaatcgaagaggcgtttgctttctcaaaagctgggctgcttagaaatcacgagggttgatctcagaaatcgaagaggcgtttgctttctcaaaagttgggctgctcaaagaccacgaaggccgatctcaaaaatcgaagaggcgctcgctttctcaaaagctgggctccccagagaccacgagggccgatctcagaaatcgaagaggcacctacttttccagccttttccagccttgtcagcacctgtcacacgcacactcagttttgcggaaattatgggc encodes the following:
- the LOC126591832 gene encoding uncharacterized protein LOC126591832, which codes for MSGPSDRRFDLNLVEEAAPPSPDNIWRPSFVSPTGPLTVGDSVMKNDMTAAVVARNLLTPKDNRLLSKRSDELAVKDSLALSVRCAGSVSNMAQRLFARTRQVESLAAEVMSLKQEIRGLKHENKQLHRLAHDYATNMKRKLDQMKETDGQVLLDHQRFVGLFQRHLLHSSSGAVPRNEAPNDQPLMPPPSRVLSSTEAPNDPPPVPSLSGALPTAETSPKQPL